From Leptospira langatensis, the proteins below share one genomic window:
- the lptB gene encoding LPS export ABC transporter ATP-binding protein — translation MGQTIRCQNLVKIYNKRKVVDGVSFDVHKGEVVGLLGPNGAGKTTSFYMSVGFVQPDSGHVFIDDQDVTEAPMHTRARLGVGYLAQEASIFRKLTVAENLEAILETLKIPRSEIVRRRDELLLELQIMRVANQKGFTLSGGERRRCEIARALVTNPDFILLDEPFAGVDPIAVKDIQTVINSLKKKGLGILITDHNVRETLKITDRAYIMHSGRILIAGTPKELVNDKEAKRMYLGEDFKL, via the coding sequence ACAATAAGCGCAAGGTAGTCGACGGAGTCAGCTTCGATGTCCATAAGGGAGAAGTAGTCGGTCTTCTCGGCCCGAACGGAGCAGGAAAGACAACTTCCTTCTATATGTCCGTTGGATTTGTGCAACCGGACTCTGGACATGTATTCATAGACGACCAAGATGTGACAGAGGCTCCCATGCACACTCGTGCAAGATTAGGAGTAGGATACCTCGCTCAGGAAGCATCTATTTTTCGTAAACTAACCGTGGCTGAAAATTTAGAAGCCATCTTAGAGACTCTGAAAATTCCCCGCTCGGAGATCGTTCGAAGAAGAGACGAACTGTTGTTAGAGCTTCAAATTATGCGCGTAGCAAACCAAAAAGGTTTTACTCTCTCCGGTGGCGAAAGAAGAAGATGCGAAATCGCCAGAGCCCTTGTCACAAATCCGGACTTTATCCTTCTTGACGAGCCGTTTGCAGGGGTCGACCCTATAGCTGTAAAAGACATTCAAACTGTTATAAATAGTTTAAAGAAGAAGGGACTAGGCATTCTAATTACGGACCATAATGTTCGTGAAACTCTGAAGATCACCGACCGTGCTTATATCATGCATAGCGGAAGGATCCTGATCGCGGGTACTCCCAAGGAACTCGTGAACGATAAAGAAGCGAAGCGAATGTATTTAGGAGAGGACTTCAAACTGTGA